Genomic DNA from Epinephelus fuscoguttatus linkage group LG14, E.fuscoguttatus.final_Chr_v1:
AGTgcttagcaggtataatgttcaccatcttagctCAGCGTGTTAGGATGCTCCtttttgctaattagcactaataacagctgaggctgatgggaatatccttcattttttaatttttggtatcTGATCATAAATTGAAGTATTGGACAATTTGAAATTTTGACCTCACAATGGCACTAAAGCAAAAGTGAAGGGATCCCTGAAGCTGTTACAAGTCATACTGAGTGAAATCCATCCAATAGTAGTTGAGACATTTTACTCAAAATCACAAATGTGAAACCTGCTGATGGCACTGGAGGAAAACTCAAGTGGTCACATaggtcagtaggattcatcctgcACAGCCATTATGTCTGTATAAAATTTTGTACCAATCCATgttagatgttgagatatttaagttgggaccaaagtggtggagcTACCATTACCATGCCTGGTGCCCCACAGTTAATGTTTATCTGGTAATTCATGGTTATTTCAAtggctcttttttttccacGTTTCACTGaacttaaaggtctagtgtgtgggatttagtgccatctagtggtgaggttgctgATTGCAACCACCATGAAACTTCTCCCTAATGCCAGGCAcataggagaactatggtggctgatgcaaaaacgcAGTaggccccatctagagccagtgtttgacttgtgtgttctaggctactgtagaaacatggcagactaTGTataaggacctgctccctgtgtagatatattACCCCATTCTAAGGCAGACGTAGACAACCTTTCAAGTAGCTCCCTGTGGTAttgacaaaaaattatatggaaattaataattgttggggttttttacattttaatttttagatTCTGTGGCCTGGCACCTTTGCCTATAAATTTTCCTGAACCTAAACAGCCGGGGCTTGTCTTAAGTTTTCCTAGCTGGACTAGTCagggattccaaatccaaaaaacaaaaagtctcagagggaaatagagaatttaatagtgtgtgCTTGCTTTTAATGCTACagagttaaagtaccaaatgaCTATAAACAgtccactgcagagtagccaccttgtaaAACATATCAATCAAACCTCATTTAGAGCTATTAGTAATGTTTATAGGCTAATTAagacttaataggctgtgtTACCTACATTTTAAGggtcaaatatgttttgcagctccagacagattttttatttatttattttggccaaaaatggtTCTTTTGATTGTAAAGATTGCCAACCCctgttctaaggtaacgaaacaCAACAATGCTATTTGCAGaattttccatttctgtcaatatatccccttaaaccctacacactggacctttaaagcacCTTTGCTGACTCACTTTTCAAGAAATAATATGTTGCCCACGTTCCCTCTGTCAAGGAGTATAATTTATGCAGGTACTTATACAAAGAAAAATGGATTCAAATGGTTAAGTGAGTATTTTTGTTTGCCTTTGAGGCTCAGTACAAGGCGTCTATTGCTGCCACATCTGGCACATGATGTAGTTTTGTGCAGCGACTGCAGTTAGGCATGAGGAACGCTGTTGATGCTGTATTTCTACTGCAGCTGTTTCAGAATGAGTCAGAGCAGAAAATAATTCAGGACTCCTTTTAGGTCCAGGGGACATTGCTTACAGTTATAAGCATCAACAATCATAACTCTTGAGGACTGATTTTGTTTTCCAGCTGCTCCAAAGCCCACCTGGGTCACACAGCGTCACAAATCAGACACATTTCTTAAGGTGCGGCACAAAAACTGTGAATCAACAATCAGTGCAGCTAAGTGAATACCAATACGTGACCCCATCAGCACTTCCCAGTGGTACAGACAATTACCTGCCTCATTGTGAAAATGAAAGAGGCccacacaaaagaaaatcacaTGTATTCAAACAGGCCTGCTCATTCAGCATGCAGTTATGCATGCCGTAATTAATTTGCCATTAAGACCGGATTGATGTCGCCTTCATGATGCAGACAACCAAGCCATAATTGCCTCTGGTGTTGCATTCACAGCTTTGCCTCATTACTGAAACAGATGCTAATTTAGCAGAGCGGCTTCAGGTTGACAGGTGTGTGAAGAGTGTGTGTCGTTCCGCCGTATTGGGCTACATGTAAAGTATGCTGCAGAAGGGAAATGAGGAGTTGAAAATACATCATAATATGCAACAGCATGTtcatgaagggaaaaaaaaaatattttcctttttggtgGAGCGTCTTATAATCGTAATGAATGGCACAGGCGGTAATTGGTATGTGAGGAGAAAGAGACTTAATAGCTTGGGAAAACAAACCACTCTGCTGAATTATTAAGCTGTTTAACTAAATTATTTGCTTTTGGACCACTTAGTTTTTGCTGTTCTTCAATTCATTAGGCTAATTGTAACCCTCATATATTTCCTAAAAACAATTAATAGCTCAAAAGGACAAAACAAATACTTCAAGACATTTATTCTTTTGACAATAAACCGCGTTATATATTTAATGGCAACATCTTCAGCTATTTCAAGAGAAACTATACAcattcataaaaacaaacatgaaaaactacttttctttttccataTCAGTTCAGTTCATTGATGACATCATTGTCCCAGTCAGTCTATGCAGTGGCCATGATCTCATCAGCTGCGGATGAGTCCTACACTGTACAGCTGGTGTGTTTCGCCACCTCATTTTTCTGTCAACTGTCACTAACGTGGAAGACTCGCTGGTTGGTCAAAGCGTCTTGCCTCCACAAATCTGGCCTCACATCTTCTTCGCCCGCTTCTTAGGTCTTTGGTTGAAGACAGGCGAAGTGCCCATCAAGGAGTCGGGCGAATGCGAAGCGTAGCTGCCCTCTGACGCCGCGCCTCCGGGAGACGGCGCCATGGCTCCTCCTGACTCGCTCATGGTGGACATTGGCCCCCCCTCCTCGAACACATCTCCACCCAAGACGccgtggtgatggtggtggtggtgatggtgatggccaGCGCTCTGGCCCTCCTCGCCATCCTGCGGCTCCATTTTTACTTGTGGCCACAGCGGGGAGTTGTTGGCCCCGCCCCCACCttaagagagaaagaaaaacgaTACAATCCACTGCATTAAAAGAGTAACCTGAATATAAAGCCCAGTGTGAATGTTGCCATctgtattattgtgtgactctcAGAATTACAGCCATAACTTTACTAAAATAACAATGAAAGGATAAAAATTTAACACATGCCCTGATCACGTACAGTACAGTTGTTGAGTATAGGTTCACTCCTTTTAGTGGGTGATATCCTACACTGAACTATCAAAACATAACACCCTGTATTATCTACAGCAGGATGTCATGTGTCAACTATAAATCCAgcttcagattcagttttatgGTAGTAATTTAGCTAACTGCAGAGTACCTGCATCTCTACACATGACATAGGTCATGTTTAatgcagggctcaacaataaggattgcttGGGGCAATTAAAAAGATTTAGTGTGtccctgtacacacacagtatgttgAATGCGGTGCACCAAATTTCAGGATGTTCTCCTGCATCCGGGGGCATTTTGAGGTATTAAAGTCTGCATGCTTTTCTGGCGATTTCGAGCTACAATCCTTCACACAGCGGAAGATATGTCACGTTGAAagagctgcaaacagatgacagctgtcagaagcgGCAATGACGGATGACAGAGCATTcaagtgactgatgaccagtcgaataggcagtaataataggaatatgaATTGTTTAACTGAATAAAATAGTCAAAAAGGACATAACTGTGAATATAACCGTGACAGAAATGCATGGCCtatgtacttttactgctgtGAATATAacatgttagaatctacaatgcTTGCAGTTATGACTTAACAGTTAAAACTACATACATTACAAAGTAACAACAACATGGATGTGGCAGATggcgttttgttttttttcccacggTTACAGATACATGAGCAACACAGTCAAAGTTCAAGGCGCAATGTTACAACAAAGTCGTAGATCCCAGTACATTCTTTGTCAGGGCAGCTGCTGTATGTGCTGAtagtaaaagaaaaagtatgcattTCGGAACACAGGGAAAGTTTATGAGCTGAAGTGCAAGCAAGCGCTTCAAATATCCTCGTACAGGACTTCAGTTGGGTGACAGTGAAGTGGGTGAAACTCCACATATGTTGTGCTGTTTGCCACAAGTTTGAGAGCAAGGCAGTTAAACAAGGgcatttttgacatttgacaaTTAAGGCTctaatgtgtaggatttagtggcatctagcagtgaagctgcagaaattaaacttctcctgtgtgccaagcgtgtaggacgACGACAGCAGCCGATGGCAGAAATGTGAATGGTGCTATCTAGagccattgtttggtttgtcctttctgggctactgtggaagaacactccaTGGATGAGGATCTGCTCCGTATGAAGATATAAATGACTTTTTCTAaggtaaataaaacacaatgattcctATTTTCAGGACTAATGGAAGAGAGCTTATTAAGCAACTGCCCAGTTACGTATCAAGAAGACTGCAGGCTGCCTGTTAAATGAGACACACTTCACGATACAACAATACAAGCAGCACCTTCACATCAGTGCACAGTAAAGGTAGAGGGATGAATGCAGACTACACATTCGAACAAGAACCCTAATCTCACCTGAGGGGTGAGGTGAGTGGTCACCGTCCAGGCCTGCAGCCAGCCTCTCGCCGTGGGCCCCGAGGACCCCCATGGGCAGAGCTTGGTCCCCTGAGGCCAGGTCAGCCTCAGGCTCCTCGCTAACAGGGAAAGAGATGTCACTCATGGGCTCCTCCTTGATCCTCGGGGGCTTGGAGTCCTCCAGAGCCTTCTCTGGGTTCACCAGTCGCTCATATTCCTCCGACAGATCCTTACTCACCTGGAAGAGAAAAATCTTTGTTAGTCCAATTTTACTGTTGGAGgtttgcagaaaaataaatgtaagatCTGAGCCTAGATTATCTCGTATCTTAAGTTCAATGGCAACCACATTATTCTTTTCTAGGATCACATCTAACGTGTCACGTCAGGTCAGATGTGGAAAAAGTCTGCATGAATAATAACCAACACATAATTAATTGATCACAGACACAAAGGATCAGCGCTACTTTCTGCTCTCTACAGAACTCCTCAGTTGTATATCTTTAGAAGTCATGTTGGCAACTGAAGACAGTGAATCTCCCAGTTTGGTTTCTGTCTCACTTTGAAGCAGCTTGCACACAAGTTGCCATACGGTCCATTGTTCTCACTCACACAAAGTTCTTTATGCTTTCGGAGATGATTCAGCGTTGTTGTGCTGAAGCCATGGGAGCgtgcaaatgttttttcagcactgtgcCCAGTgggattattttttcattattatttaatcTGCTGACTAGTTTTCCAATGTATTGCTTCGCCTACAGAATGTTCTAATATAGTGGGAAATCATCAGAATTTGCTATAGTTTTTCAGAGCCTGTGGTGACATGTTCCACTGTTTTCCCCATGACATTGGTTAGCGAAGGTGGGACACACTATGGTcactgttttttccctctctcattGAGCGCTGGAACTATTTGCCTTTCCAAACTAAGCTGCTCTGATTAATTAGTGTTatgcaaatgtaaaatgtaactgCTCAgtgtcattatcattattaaaagacagtttaaacGGTCAGCTTAATCATCAATGCTACACCTGTACGTTGCTGTGTGATGTGTCACCGCTCATTTTTCCTGAAATTTAAGTAGCCTAGGTTTTTATCTTAGTCTGGTGTgtccaaaaccccaaaatattcagtttacaattataaaaataactgaGAAAGCAGATCATCTTCATACTGGAGAAGCTGGGAATATAGATTGCTTGATGTTTCGCTtgataaatgaaacaaatactTGATCATTTAAATTGCTGAGAATGATTTTTCTGTAAACAAACTCTTTAAACAATTAATCATTTCAGCACTTAACCAGTGACAGAGAAAATGAAGACCCTCTGCTGCTGGTCTACGCCAGAGCTTCTGCTCTACACACAAATTGCTTTGTGATGCAAAGCAGTTTTCAAAAAATATCAACCAAATTGCAAAAAGTTAAGTTGTAAGTGTAAAACTGTGAAAATTTGAGAAACACAGTTTGGTtttatgttgtcatgttgtcaCCGCTGTTACACTGATTGTCTGCATAACAACAGTTTTGTATAATTGCCTGCTTTTCACATGTCCTACTTAGCAAGCATGATGTTGCCTTATGTCTGTCAGCTCTTTATCCTGTTTAGCTGCTCATGTTTTACTTTCTCTGGCTCTAATTTAAAATGCTGTGTgcgttttttttgttgtttcatcaGCCAATTTAACATCTGGCCGAGGGACAACAGTTGAAAAGGATaacactggcacacacacaatgctgatCGATGTGTTTTGTTCCTGAGAATAAATGAAGATCTAGAAGATCAAATAATGTGTCATTtatgaataattaaaaaacTATGCCAAAATCATATAGagtttaaaaaattgtttatCATCTTACAGAATCATTTGTCAAATAGCACAACCCTACAAACCCACTGCCAGCCTCACCTGCAGCATGTAGCTGTGATAGTCCTTGATCCGCACTTGCCAGAAGCGCTGCAGGGCCAGCACGCTGCCAATGCCCACCTCATGGAACACTTGCTCCACCACGTCTGGGAAGGGACTTGCTCCAAGCCGAGCCTCCCGGTCCACCGCCACTCGCAGCATGCGGGAGAGGCGCAGGTAATGCTCATGGACCAGGTCGGTCAGAGTCTCCAGCACGCTCTCCTGGGCCGACTCAAAGCCGGCGTGAGCCAAGATGGTGGCCACTGACTGATAGAGGAGCTGTCTGCAAGAGTGCCAAGTCAGCTCTGTGACAGGCTCGCCTTTACCCCTTATGATAGAAAAACCAGAGGAGATAAAAGGAGATTAATGATGACTGGTTGCTCAATTGACTCAGATAACATCTGCGAAATGTAGATATGTAAAAGAAGTTAATATAAAGTCTGAGTGACTGATGAGCCTGCAATTTAGATGCTTTACCGGATATGAACATATTCAATCAAAAAGACAGGAGTACTGCATCTCAGCAACACAAATAAGAACTTACTTATAGAAGTCACTTTCAGGGTCACTGTGGCGGAGCAGGAAGGGCTGCCGTGGGGCTTTGCTGTCCGCAGGTAGTAAGTCATCTGGCATGGCAGGTGGGGTAGGAGGACGCAAAGGCAGGTTGGTATCAGCCTCCTCCAGCCTGCTGCCACCCTCAGAGGACGCTGAGCTCTGACCCTGAGCCTGGGCTTGGGCTGCTGACAAAAGGCCACGGAGGCGGCGTGCATGCTGACACAGCTGCACTGTGTGGATGGTGAGGCTGCAGGGCTCTGAGGGGATGTCCAACATCGTGGTGGGCCGCGGACGCTGGGCTGAGGGCTGGTGCAGGGGAGGGTCCTGCATCTCCACTGAGCGAAACTCACGTTGGAGCAAGTCAAAGGAGCTGCGACTGGGAGGAGCCCCTGCAGGCCCAGGGATCTCACCCCAGTAACGCATCATGCTGAGTGATCAAAGACACAAGCCAGATTCAAACTCGGATTGAATCTGAAAATTTGGAAAGGTAGAGAAGTTGGAGTGACCATTGAAATCAAAATAACAtcagattaaataaacaaataaaactttaaCAATAGCATTGATTCAGATTTTTACACACCACATTCACTAGGCTTTAATCAGTTTATAACTGTCTTTGGCTTTTTAGGAATAGTTAAGAAGGTAATGTTTTTAGCTGATACACGGTGCATGGTGGCAAACGTGCACAACTCGTAGACAACATTGTAAGCAATGttgcaaaaatgtacatgtCTTCTGGTTATTTCGGCATAGATGTGGCCAAAAGACAACATATTTCAAAGAAAATACTAGCAATTTTAATCGGATTGCACTGCCTTTATGATGGAAAAAGATACTGGGAGGTAATGCAAAATTAATGGTTAAAAAGTATCGGAAAACGCAATTAGGCGCACTTTAATCAATGCCGAACTGAAAAGTAATGTGCATTGATTCTTGTACGCTCTGAGGTCAATGTTTAACAGGTATATGTGTTTGCCGGATAGCAAGACAACGCAAAATGTCAGGTGTCTGACTGGAGTTTCGCACAGCATGAACATTCAAGAAAGAACGCATTAGCGAACAGTTTATTCACGGAGGAGCAACGACTAAGCTAAATGCTAGCTAGCTTAGTGCGTAGCACGGATGTTTAGCTAGTTAAACTATTAATTTATAATttgcaacaacaataacaactcACGTTACACAGGGGTGAATAAAACATCTGCTGATATTTTA
This window encodes:
- the supt7l gene encoding STAGA complex 65 subunit gamma; translated protein: MMRYWGEIPGPAGAPPSRSSFDLLQREFRSVEMQDPPLHQPSAQRPRPTTMLDIPSEPCSLTIHTVQLCQHARRLRGLLSAAQAQAQGQSSASSEGGSRLEEADTNLPLRPPTPPAMPDDLLPADSKAPRQPFLLRHSDPESDFYKGKGEPVTELTWHSCRQLLYQSVATILAHAGFESAQESVLETLTDLVHEHYLRLSRMLRVAVDREARLGASPFPDVVEQVFHEVGIGSVLALQRFWQVRIKDYHSYMLQVSKDLSEEYERLVNPEKALEDSKPPRIKEEPMSDISFPVSEEPEADLASGDQALPMGVLGAHGERLAAGLDGDHSPHPSGGGGANNSPLWPQVKMEPQDGEEGQSAGHHHHHHHHHHGVLGGDVFEEGGPMSTMSESGGAMAPSPGGAASEGSYASHSPDSLMGTSPVFNQRPKKRAKKM